A single region of the Halorhabdus rudnickae genome encodes:
- a CDS encoding helicase-related protein, translated as MSGLRDREWQSIYESQPERGQAHLVRNFYEPALERSTQYDRIAGYFSSTALAAAANGIHALVDNDGEMRLIVGTELYESDRPVLEALTDQLEAGLDELDDERLDANLQILARLLREGRIHIKVAYPREPSHEWEIFHPKVGIFHDEDGTALSFEGSVNETVGGWARNYERFKVHRSWVPEQADYVDADQDTFDRLWADDHPFVEVYDLPDAIEQDIIDWKAPDSNADLQTAVEIARGTAPPTERDKANIVLDGPLSPGALALAEQASTITPWPHQRVVSDTLVNTYPQSFLLCDEVGLGKTIEAGLTLSRLGITQEIETGLLLVPASLQKQWQEELWEKFNIDAYRFERDTAGDHVFRDAHGRDHYPPSASDLDLAGDHEWTSSPIWRFLHEKQSERSGPDSTLDGPTIVIMSWHTARLDDRWEQVAPLEESSDRTRAEVPESCRGREYGATDRMGVWDAVLVDEAHNARRGSNFYALLDELRDYTHAYYLLTATPMQLHAGELYDLMRLLDLPDPWDDRDAFREFFQTRGALSKALDEVGSGGEGSDESWEAQATLDGLEHQDRLPADRSFSAKLFRRLADELDINTDGQDRAIAKERVLTACRLARGYGSAYDSYLDHVDDAMAESDIDRFGASEDTKLKRLLYPEDADEWLMSSRSDRQDALDELSEDGWQVVLETLSESTPVDALIHRNTRDTLRKYEAVGLLDTTVPDRLPEQRTIELTDETRAVYDQIDEYTREFYKRAQQTDEAQTRAIGFVMTTYRQRLTSSVYAISQSLQHRLETLRAQQTVLKGRQRAQEREYGETEQIVLQTIQDADLGDSDVLDQLDASSDDIDLSELIPSVTEEGMQLIEEEIDALEAFVADLERIDTDPKIQQLYSDLDKLDREGHNRILVFTQYADTMDFIRDSLIDIGGSTVATYSGRGGELYDDADGTWRHVGKERVKREFSREDGQVDILVCTDSASEGLNLQECGAMINYDLPWNPMRVEQRIGRIDRIGQRFDEITILNYSYEDTVETDIYDRLDDRINLFESVVGEMQPVLSGVSDQIRAATLETDAESSSEAVEAADREFSEQVEDQDQTDRVDVGESLDSVDTLLEEDVVDEAKLDAWASFRHPDLVDVGDDEYAYPEPFHVAGVEEILIGNETLSDAGITFVPATDIDTSAATDGSGFEFADTTYRLEWDALDGQTGQNGGTLAEAIAPADGTVAVTFDSECADEFPSIQYLAPGNPLLDRLVRTLRSASDEPLRLSKVDAFRSESISVPLVCGWSRTTTLARVTPQGAVGDVDDISAIQQWCDEFLNNQRG; from the coding sequence ATGTCGGGACTCCGTGACCGCGAGTGGCAGTCCATCTACGAGAGTCAGCCCGAACGCGGGCAGGCTCACCTCGTCAGGAACTTCTACGAACCAGCGCTCGAGCGAAGCACCCAGTACGATCGAATCGCGGGCTACTTTTCGAGTACCGCCCTCGCAGCGGCCGCGAACGGGATCCACGCGCTAGTCGATAACGACGGCGAGATGCGGCTGATCGTGGGGACCGAGCTGTACGAGTCCGACCGACCCGTCCTCGAAGCGCTGACGGACCAACTGGAGGCAGGCCTGGACGAGCTCGACGACGAACGCCTCGATGCGAACCTCCAGATCCTGGCGCGATTGCTCCGGGAAGGCCGGATCCACATCAAGGTCGCCTACCCCCGGGAGCCGTCTCACGAGTGGGAGATCTTCCATCCGAAGGTGGGTATCTTCCACGACGAAGACGGCACCGCACTCTCGTTCGAGGGGAGCGTCAACGAGACAGTCGGCGGGTGGGCCCGCAACTACGAGCGATTCAAGGTCCACCGATCGTGGGTCCCCGAACAGGCCGACTACGTCGACGCCGACCAGGACACCTTCGACCGGCTCTGGGCTGACGACCACCCGTTCGTCGAGGTGTACGACCTCCCTGATGCGATCGAGCAAGACATCATCGACTGGAAAGCTCCCGACTCGAATGCGGACCTCCAGACCGCCGTTGAGATCGCTCGCGGGACGGCGCCGCCGACCGAGCGCGATAAGGCCAACATCGTGCTTGATGGCCCGCTCTCTCCGGGCGCTCTCGCGCTCGCCGAACAGGCTAGTACAATCACGCCCTGGCCCCACCAACGCGTCGTCTCGGACACCCTCGTGAACACCTATCCTCAGAGCTTCCTCCTGTGCGACGAGGTCGGCCTCGGGAAGACGATCGAGGCCGGGCTCACCCTATCGCGACTCGGGATCACCCAGGAAATCGAGACGGGACTGTTACTCGTCCCGGCAAGTCTCCAGAAGCAGTGGCAAGAGGAACTCTGGGAGAAGTTCAACATCGACGCCTACCGCTTCGAGCGGGACACTGCCGGCGACCACGTTTTCCGTGACGCCCACGGTCGCGACCACTACCCACCGTCGGCTTCCGATCTCGATCTCGCCGGGGATCACGAGTGGACATCGAGCCCAATCTGGCGGTTCCTCCACGAGAAGCAGTCCGAACGGTCGGGCCCCGACAGCACGCTGGACGGCCCGACGATCGTCATCATGTCCTGGCATACGGCACGACTGGACGACCGCTGGGAGCAGGTCGCGCCACTGGAGGAATCCTCGGACCGGACGCGAGCGGAGGTGCCCGAAAGCTGTCGCGGTCGAGAGTACGGCGCCACCGATCGGATGGGAGTGTGGGACGCCGTCCTCGTCGACGAGGCCCACAACGCCCGTCGGGGGAGCAACTTCTATGCGCTGCTGGACGAGTTGCGTGACTACACCCATGCGTACTACCTGCTGACGGCGACGCCGATGCAGCTGCACGCCGGCGAACTCTACGACCTCATGCGGCTGTTGGACCTCCCCGACCCGTGGGACGACCGGGACGCGTTCAGGGAGTTCTTCCAGACGCGAGGGGCGCTCTCGAAAGCACTCGACGAGGTCGGCAGTGGTGGTGAGGGAAGCGACGAGTCGTGGGAGGCCCAGGCGACGCTGGACGGGCTCGAACACCAGGACCGCCTGCCTGCGGATCGGTCCTTCTCCGCGAAGCTCTTCCGGCGACTCGCCGACGAACTCGACATCAACACCGACGGTCAGGACCGGGCGATCGCCAAAGAGCGTGTCCTGACCGCCTGCCGACTCGCTCGTGGGTACGGTTCTGCCTACGACAGCTATCTCGATCACGTCGACGACGCGATGGCCGAGTCCGACATTGACCGGTTCGGAGCCAGCGAGGACACCAAGCTCAAGCGCCTCCTCTACCCCGAGGATGCCGACGAATGGTTGATGTCTTCCCGGAGCGACCGGCAGGACGCCCTGGACGAGTTGTCCGAAGACGGCTGGCAGGTCGTCCTGGAGACGCTGTCGGAGTCGACTCCGGTGGACGCGTTGATCCATCGCAACACCCGGGACACCCTCCGGAAGTACGAGGCGGTCGGCTTGCTCGACACGACGGTGCCGGACCGCCTGCCCGAACAGCGAACGATCGAACTCACCGACGAGACCCGGGCGGTGTACGACCAGATCGACGAGTACACCCGCGAGTTCTACAAGCGCGCCCAGCAGACCGACGAAGCCCAGACCCGCGCCATCGGGTTCGTGATGACGACCTACCGCCAGCGACTCACCTCGAGTGTCTACGCGATCAGTCAGAGCTTGCAGCACCGCCTCGAAACGCTCCGAGCCCAGCAGACGGTGCTGAAAGGCCGCCAGCGCGCCCAAGAGCGAGAGTATGGTGAGACAGAACAGATCGTCCTCCAGACGATCCAGGACGCCGACCTCGGGGACAGTGACGTCCTGGACCAACTCGATGCGAGTAGTGACGACATCGACCTCTCCGAACTAATCCCCAGCGTGACCGAGGAGGGGATGCAGCTGATCGAAGAAGAGATCGACGCACTCGAAGCATTCGTCGCAGACCTCGAGCGTATCGACACCGACCCCAAGATCCAGCAGCTCTACTCCGACCTTGACAAACTCGATCGCGAGGGGCACAATCGCATCCTTGTCTTCACGCAGTACGCTGATACGATGGACTTCATCCGAGACAGTCTGATCGATATCGGCGGGTCGACCGTCGCGACGTACTCTGGCCGTGGTGGTGAACTCTACGACGACGCCGACGGGACGTGGCGACACGTCGGGAAGGAGCGCGTCAAGCGGGAATTCTCTCGGGAGGACGGTCAAGTCGATATCCTCGTGTGTACGGACTCGGCGAGTGAGGGACTGAACCTCCAGGAGTGTGGTGCGATGATCAACTACGACCTCCCCTGGAACCCGATGCGCGTCGAACAGCGGATCGGCCGGATCGACCGCATTGGCCAACGGTTCGACGAAATCACGATCCTCAACTACAGCTACGAGGACACCGTCGAGACTGACATCTACGACCGGCTGGACGATCGGATCAACCTCTTCGAAAGCGTCGTCGGGGAGATGCAGCCCGTGCTCTCGGGCGTGAGCGATCAGATTCGAGCCGCGACCCTGGAAACCGACGCCGAGTCGAGTTCCGAGGCCGTCGAAGCCGCCGATCGGGAGTTCTCCGAACAGGTCGAAGACCAGGACCAGACCGATCGGGTGGACGTCGGCGAGTCACTGGACTCCGTGGACACGCTCCTTGAGGAAGACGTCGTCGACGAAGCGAAACTCGACGCCTGGGCGTCGTTCCGCCACCCCGATCTCGTCGACGTCGGCGACGACGAGTATGCGTATCCCGAGCCGTTCCACGTTGCGGGTGTCGAGGAGATCCTGATCGGCAACGAGACGCTCTCGGACGCCGGTATCACGTTCGTCCCGGCCACGGACATCGACACCAGCGCTGCGACCGACGGGTCGGGCTTCGAGTTTGCCGATACGACGTATCGCCTGGAGTGGGACGCCCTCGACGGGCAGACGGGACAGAACGGTGGGACACTCGCGGAGGCGATCGCGCCGGCGGACGGCACGGTCGCCGTCACGTTCGACAGCGAGTGTGCCGACGAGTTTCCGTCGATCCAGTATCTCGCTCCCGGGAATCCCCTGCTCGATCGACTAGTGCGGACGCTTCGCTCTGCGAGCGACGAGCCTCTGCGCTTGTCGAAGGTGGACGCGTTCCGATCGGAGTCGATCAGTGTCCCACTCGTCTGTGGCTGGAGTCGGACCACGACACTCGCACGTGTTACGCCTCAGGGAGCGGTGGGCGATGTGGACGACATTTCGGCCATCCAGCAGTGGTGTGACGAATTCCTCAACAATCAGCGGGGGTAA
- a CDS encoding DUF6788 family protein encodes MAPPEPPSLLPKYLAEGIPKQDLETLRAIQSFVDKLIEYRTQPVDSDELPETAEPVEDESADGKGTIVKEMVTCGDENCSCADGDLHGPYLYRYYRVDGELTSEYLGKP; translated from the coding sequence ATGGCACCTCCCGAACCTCCCTCTCTGCTTCCAAAGTACCTCGCCGAGGGAATCCCGAAGCAGGATCTTGAGACGCTCCGAGCAATTCAGAGCTTCGTCGACAAGTTGATAGAGTATCGAACGCAGCCGGTTGATTCCGATGAGCTCCCCGAGACTGCTGAACCCGTGGAAGACGAGTCAGCTGATGGGAAGGGCACGATCGTCAAGGAGATGGTGACCTGTGGTGACGAAAACTGCTCGTGTGCGGACGGGGACTTGCACGGCCCGTATCTTTATCGGTACTACAGGGTGGACGGTGAGCTGACCTCAGAGTACCTTGGAAAGCCCTGA
- a CDS encoding DUF1931 domain-containing protein — MADLIVKAAVKESLDDMNVSSDFYGALNEEVEELLEDAARRAESNDRKTVQPRDL, encoded by the coding sequence ATGGCAGACCTGATTGTCAAAGCCGCGGTGAAGGAATCGCTCGACGACATGAACGTGTCCTCGGATTTCTACGGTGCCCTCAACGAGGAAGTCGAGGAACTGCTTGAGGACGCCGCCCGGCGGGCTGAGTCGAACGACCGGAAGACAGTCCAGCCCCGCGATCTGTAA
- a CDS encoding transfer complex protein yields the protein MSDLSSIILQFGGIELSGDILVVIGAVALMGIVGIREIFRRFTGSGGGLSSVGTDDIDADEINESSEGMDIGDREDSESLSIDPEFGDLLEDDGQETVNRVIEEENIDPEKIAQGEEVLPPHLDGDDIDPEDFLSKINRLHQRQIASGHVKKGSTEYKVGDLYRRVMFAHKHPNETEVGGIKSIIDDPTMHFDLTIHFHHIDDDRALRKAKSLFSSLDASVSVQAEEGDALSVGDKAVRKKKVRTYRDQIKQNDQTPIATTMYVSLRDEDIDNLRDQVDVVRDQFRTEAGIRLKTLERNQKEALVSASPIGIDKVYRDCPEVDPSHPMLGSSFGAFIASLSQSRKFEPEGHEWGRHSVQGHPIVKDPFQSPRNYNMVVVGESGSGKSLNTKHMALATKAVQQNTLIIILDPLQGFMGLAEALDAEKVTIGGKQNLNPMEIRKPPEEHIRSEAFDEDRDPLSAKVDDVMSFIQNYVGQQPGLQFGEESQLLRSLILESYKRKGITHDVQTHDNESPTLTDVLELANEARENPAEWAEGPQDPEDIEDQASAIGNILREFTPGGQYENLAQQTEQDIFGDNDVIYLDLSQQESSGGGGVGVVGQLMFSLAYEKCKQFPGPALYIVDEARFLFREADTLEYLVQRVRHSRHYNTSIRFITQEMEDFFDFEGASSIVSNSSFHIIHQSPNIEEWGHRFDLKQPHMEFVKNAATGSDNPYSQALVRFPEKDQYYPITIDLGERMLTIADFDEQEDRYEDLPGRGDDVIQQSPVARELVARIRHGSHSHEEALDGVLEDWQRPFWEMLSEDRAANALSRIQNGEQPEAALYAEALEQVREVVDATGGEEVVEEVINRLEDAIKKTHKQGGPDEPYQYNVEEVESETVDGHEVQNSATTVAGGKQQQIAANGQGSQRQVPKEQSNRPLNGERNRRIETNGDTRPTPNHPQVGHEAPLAGRPHQPIESKANGDDGEEDGDSAADGEGDDEDEVEDEDEDNSDGGGGGSQKPPMTNRLRAWAGGWKNQVNTHMRDIKVMTGITALVWGLAVLYGAISFGQSGLIALVAGSIVAVLSASVATLFYRVPGRAKTIGLAYPFGMNVVFLPATVIALYEPTFSPILDMSSSVGFWIAGTILAPMGLEQFFYSTFDLSGPTYLLMWFVIAFPVGWVVGSLWYGGRYAVRRVRSSLAGVEIDLDLFGPEPSGKPTGGIPNTQRSGKPRTDLIGRKRDSQQVSLPVGDYDTRTERQTETKPAKRTPESTQEINV from the coding sequence ATGAGCGACCTATCCAGTATCATCTTGCAGTTTGGAGGAATCGAGTTGAGTGGTGATATCCTGGTCGTCATCGGGGCCGTCGCCCTGATGGGGATCGTGGGCATTCGGGAGATCTTCCGCCGCTTCACCGGTAGTGGCGGAGGTCTATCGTCGGTCGGTACAGACGACATCGATGCCGACGAAATCAACGAGAGCTCAGAGGGAATGGACATTGGGGACAGGGAGGATTCAGAGAGTTTGTCAATTGATCCCGAGTTCGGGGATCTCCTCGAGGATGACGGGCAAGAGACCGTTAACCGGGTGATCGAAGAGGAAAACATCGACCCCGAGAAGATCGCTCAAGGTGAAGAGGTGTTGCCACCACACCTTGATGGGGACGATATCGATCCAGAAGACTTCCTCTCGAAGATCAACCGCCTTCACCAACGCCAGATCGCTAGCGGACATGTCAAAAAGGGGTCGACGGAGTACAAAGTCGGTGATCTGTATCGGCGGGTCATGTTCGCGCACAAGCACCCGAACGAGACGGAGGTCGGGGGGATCAAGTCCATCATCGACGACCCGACGATGCATTTCGATCTGACGATCCACTTCCACCATATAGATGACGACCGGGCTCTCAGGAAGGCCAAATCTCTCTTCAGTAGCCTCGACGCCAGTGTGAGCGTTCAAGCCGAGGAAGGGGATGCGCTCTCTGTGGGTGACAAGGCGGTTCGCAAAAAGAAGGTCCGGACCTACCGTGACCAGATCAAGCAGAACGATCAGACGCCGATCGCGACGACGATGTACGTCTCTCTCCGCGACGAAGATATCGATAACCTGCGTGATCAGGTAGACGTCGTTCGAGATCAGTTCCGTACTGAGGCAGGGATCCGGCTCAAGACCCTCGAACGTAATCAGAAAGAAGCGCTGGTTTCGGCCTCGCCAATCGGCATCGACAAGGTCTATCGGGATTGTCCTGAGGTCGATCCCTCCCACCCGATGTTGGGCTCTTCATTCGGGGCCTTCATCGCATCCCTCTCACAGAGTCGGAAGTTCGAACCGGAAGGTCACGAGTGGGGCCGTCACTCGGTTCAGGGGCACCCGATTGTCAAAGACCCGTTCCAGAGCCCGCGGAACTACAACATGGTCGTCGTGGGAGAATCCGGGTCCGGGAAATCCCTCAACACGAAGCACATGGCGCTGGCCACGAAGGCCGTCCAGCAGAACACGCTCATCATCATCCTAGACCCGCTTCAAGGCTTCATGGGGCTGGCCGAAGCCCTGGATGCTGAGAAGGTCACCATCGGTGGGAAACAGAACCTCAACCCGATGGAGATCCGGAAGCCCCCTGAAGAGCATATCCGGTCGGAAGCGTTCGACGAGGACCGGGACCCCCTCTCGGCGAAGGTCGATGACGTGATGTCTTTCATCCAGAACTACGTGGGCCAACAGCCGGGCCTGCAATTCGGGGAAGAATCCCAACTCCTCCGGTCGCTTATCCTCGAGTCCTACAAGCGAAAAGGAATCACCCACGATGTCCAAACGCACGACAACGAGAGTCCGACCCTTACTGATGTCCTAGAACTGGCAAACGAAGCGCGAGAAAATCCTGCCGAGTGGGCAGAAGGGCCACAGGATCCCGAAGATATCGAAGATCAGGCGTCGGCCATCGGGAACATCCTTCGGGAGTTCACTCCGGGCGGCCAATACGAGAATTTGGCCCAGCAGACCGAGCAAGATATCTTCGGCGACAACGACGTTATCTACCTCGATCTCTCGCAGCAGGAGTCGAGTGGCGGAGGTGGTGTCGGTGTCGTGGGCCAGCTCATGTTCTCACTGGCATACGAGAAGTGTAAGCAGTTCCCCGGACCGGCACTGTATATCGTCGACGAGGCCAGGTTCCTGTTCCGCGAGGCAGACACACTCGAATACCTGGTCCAGCGCGTCAGGCACAGTCGCCACTACAACACCTCGATCCGGTTTATCACGCAGGAGATGGAGGACTTCTTCGACTTCGAAGGAGCATCCTCGATCGTCTCAAACTCGTCCTTCCACATCATCCATCAATCACCAAACATCGAAGAGTGGGGGCACAGGTTCGACCTGAAGCAGCCGCACATGGAATTCGTCAAGAACGCCGCCACCGGGTCAGACAACCCGTATTCGCAAGCCCTGGTCCGATTCCCCGAGAAGGACCAATATTACCCCATCACGATCGACCTCGGGGAGCGCATGTTGACGATCGCCGACTTCGACGAGCAAGAAGACCGGTACGAAGATCTGCCCGGGAGAGGCGATGACGTGATCCAGCAATCCCCCGTAGCTCGTGAGCTCGTCGCCAGGATCAGGCATGGATCCCACTCCCACGAAGAAGCGCTCGACGGTGTCCTCGAGGACTGGCAACGGCCCTTCTGGGAGATGCTTTCCGAGGATCGGGCTGCGAACGCTCTCTCTCGTATCCAAAACGGCGAACAGCCTGAAGCCGCCCTTTACGCCGAGGCCTTGGAGCAGGTCCGTGAGGTCGTTGACGCTACTGGGGGCGAAGAAGTCGTGGAAGAAGTTATCAACCGGCTCGAAGACGCGATCAAGAAAACCCACAAACAGGGCGGGCCTGACGAGCCCTACCAGTACAATGTAGAAGAAGTGGAGAGCGAAACCGTCGACGGGCATGAAGTCCAAAACAGTGCGACTACCGTTGCCGGAGGGAAACAGCAACAGATCGCCGCGAACGGCCAGGGGAGTCAGCGGCAGGTCCCCAAAGAGCAGTCCAACCGTCCCCTGAACGGAGAACGGAACAGGCGGATTGAAACCAACGGAGACACGCGCCCGACGCCGAACCACCCGCAGGTCGGCCACGAAGCCCCACTCGCAGGCCGACCACACCAACCGATCGAATCGAAGGCCAACGGCGATGATGGGGAAGAAGACGGAGACAGCGCCGCTGACGGCGAAGGAGACGACGAGGACGAGGTTGAGGACGAAGACGAAGACAACTCTGACGGCGGTGGTGGCGGCTCTCAGAAACCACCCATGACAAACCGACTCCGGGCCTGGGCAGGGGGGTGGAAAAACCAAGTGAATACCCACATGAGAGACATCAAGGTGATGACTGGGATTACCGCTCTTGTGTGGGGGTTGGCGGTACTCTACGGGGCGATTAGCTTCGGGCAGAGTGGACTAATCGCTCTGGTTGCCGGGAGTATCGTGGCCGTCCTCTCAGCTTCCGTAGCAACCCTCTTCTACCGTGTCCCAGGACGAGCAAAGACCATCGGATTGGCGTATCCGTTCGGGATGAACGTCGTGTTTCTACCAGCGACAGTGATCGCGCTCTACGAGCCCACGTTTAGCCCTATCCTCGATATGAGTTCCTCTGTCGGTTTTTGGATCGCAGGGACGATCCTCGCCCCCATGGGGTTAGAGCAGTTCTTCTACTCTACTTTCGATCTGAGTGGGCCGACATACCTGCTGATGTGGTTCGTAATCGCCTTCCCGGTCGGTTGGGTCGTCGGCTCTCTCTGGTACGGTGGGAGATACGCGGTACGGAGAGTTAGATCCTCACTCGCTGGGGTAGAGATCGATCTCGATCTATTCGGCCCAGAGCCATCCGGGAAGCCAACTGGAGGGATTCCGAATACCCAGCGCTCTGGGAAACCCCGAACCGACCTGATCGGAAGAAAGCGAGACAGCCAGCAAGTATCGCTTCCCGTCGGCGATTACGACACTCGTACAGAGCGTCAGACTGAAACCAAGCCAGCAAAGCGTACCCCAGAATCAACCCAGGAGATCAACGTATGA